The Phycisphaerae bacterium genome has a segment encoding these proteins:
- a CDS encoding asparagine--tRNA ligase — MSNKTNTYITGLKDKIGQEITLAGWLYQARSSGKIQFLIIRDGTGLCQCIVEKGKVPEKLFDELKHLGQESSLTVTGVVRADERSVGGHELVVTGAKIISPTTDYPITPKSHGIDFLLKNRHLHLRSQRPWCIGKIRHTIVDAIRRFFNDNGFTLIDTPILTGIIGEEAGSLFEVDYFGDSVHMTQTGQLHLECAAMSFGRVYCFGPTFRAEKSKTRRHLTEFWMVEPEVAFTDLDGLLELAENFVSFIVKQVLEKNPQELKALGADIASLEKIQPPFYRLTYTQAAEILKSKKTEEFMAAQLNEFQAQKKQIEDKISALETEAKGSVKQWRQDKIAAELIDLRSELDEINIKIENNPKHAKLAAEFVWGKDLGGSDETIISLMHDKPIFVTHYPREAKAFYMKQDPENPKVVQNFDMLAPAGFGEIIGGSAREDNYDLLVARTKEQGLTVENYNWYLDLRKYGSVPHGGFGLGVERTIAWITGEKHIRQCIAFPRMMDKIYI, encoded by the coding sequence ATGTCAAACAAAACGAATACTTACATAACAGGGCTGAAAGATAAAATCGGACAAGAGATTACGCTGGCGGGCTGGCTGTATCAGGCACGCTCAAGCGGCAAGATTCAATTTCTAATTATCCGCGACGGCACGGGGCTATGCCAGTGCATTGTGGAAAAAGGCAAAGTTCCAGAGAAACTATTTGACGAACTAAAGCATCTCGGGCAAGAATCGTCCCTGACCGTAACCGGCGTTGTTCGGGCTGATGAGAGAAGCGTCGGCGGCCACGAATTAGTCGTAACCGGCGCGAAAATTATCTCTCCAACGACCGATTATCCCATCACGCCAAAATCGCACGGCATCGATTTTCTTCTCAAGAACCGGCACCTGCATCTTCGCTCGCAACGGCCGTGGTGCATCGGGAAAATCCGTCATACAATCGTCGACGCCATCCGCAGATTTTTTAACGACAACGGTTTCACGCTTATAGACACGCCGATTCTTACAGGAATTATCGGCGAAGAAGCGGGCAGTCTGTTCGAGGTTGACTATTTCGGCGATTCTGTACACATGACCCAGACGGGCCAGCTTCATCTGGAGTGTGCAGCGATGAGCTTCGGAAGGGTTTACTGCTTCGGCCCGACGTTCCGGGCGGAAAAAAGCAAGACGAGGAGACATCTGACAGAATTCTGGATGGTCGAGCCGGAGGTCGCTTTTACTGACCTTGACGGCCTGCTTGAACTTGCTGAAAATTTTGTTTCTTTCATTGTAAAGCAAGTCCTTGAGAAAAATCCGCAGGAGCTGAAAGCACTCGGCGCGGACATCGCTTCGCTCGAAAAGATACAACCGCCTTTTTACCGTTTGACTTACACTCAGGCAGCAGAAATTCTAAAAAGCAAAAAGACAGAGGAATTTATGGCTGCCCAGCTAAATGAGTTTCAAGCTCAGAAGAAACAAATTGAAGACAAGATTTCTGCGCTTGAGACGGAGGCTAAGGGTTCAGTAAAACAATGGAGGCAGGATAAGATTGCCGCCGAGCTAATTGACCTTCGCAGCGAACTCGATGAGATAAACATAAAGATAGAGAACAACCCGAAGCACGCGAAGCTTGCCGCCGAATTTGTCTGGGGCAAAGACTTGGGCGGCAGCGACGAAACGATAATATCACTTATGCACGATAAGCCCATTTTCGTTACTCACTATCCAAGAGAAGCAAAGGCCTTCTATATGAAACAGGACCCGGAAAATCCGAAGGTTGTCCAGAATTTTGATATGCTTGCTCCTGCCGGCTTCGGCGAAATCATCGGCGGCTCGGCCAGAGAAGATAATTACGATTTACTGGTCGCACGAACCAAAGAGCAAGGTCTGACCGTTGAAAATTACAACTGGTATCTTGATTTGCGGAAATACGGCTCGGTGCCGCACGGCGGATTCGGTCTGGGCGTGGAACGAACTATCGCCTGGATTACAGGAGAAAAACATATCCGGCAGTGTATTGCTTTTCCGAGAATGATGGATAAGATATATATATAA